Proteins from one Rosa chinensis cultivar Old Blush chromosome 7, RchiOBHm-V2, whole genome shotgun sequence genomic window:
- the LOC112176499 gene encoding phosphoglycerate mutase-like protein 1, translating into MTVSISSIYTPHISHIPLSVPTQFSKLPKSKHSILLCFSSPPDMDAAGATTLYPLHRSKTIHLVRHAQGIHNVEGEKDHSAYMSFDLFDAHLTPLGWQQVDNLQKHVRACGLAKKIDLVITSPLLRTMQTAVGVFGGEAYTDGINVPPLMVENAGNSSHAAISSLNCPPFVAVELCREHLGVHPCDKRRSISEYRPLFPAIDFSLIENNDDILWTPDIREKNEEVAARGLKFLNWLWTRKEENIAIVTHSGFLYHTLSAFGNDCHSSIKSEISTHFANCELRSMVIVDRGLIGSNSTSATNYPGKIPHGLDLPSDVADEKHPVSK; encoded by the exons ATGACCGTTTCCATTTCCTCTATATATACCCCCCACATCTCACATATTCCCCTCTCTGTCCCCACTCAGTTTTCAAAGTTGCCAAAATCTAAACATTCAATCCTCCTCTGCTTCTCTTCTCCACCAG ATATGGATGCCGCAGGTGCCACAACTCTCTACCCTTTGCACCGTTCGAAAACTATTCACCTG GTGAGGCATGCACAAGGGATTCACAATGTGGAAGGAGAAAAGGACCATTCGGCTTACATGTCTTTTGATCTTTTTGATGCACATCTTACCCCTCTTGGCTGGCAACAG GTTGATAATCTGCAAAAGCATGTTCGAGCATGTGGACTtgcaaaaaaaattgatttagtgATCACATCTCCTTTGCTAAG GACCATGCAGACAGCAGTGGGTGTCTTTGGTGGTGAAGCATACACAGATGGGATAAATGTACCTCCTCTAATGGTTGAAAATGCTGGGAACAGCAGCCATGCTGCAATTTCAAGTCTAAACTGCCCACCATTTGTAGCAGTTGAACTATGCCGGGAACATTTG GGTGTTCATCCATGTGATAAGAGAAGAAGCATTAGCGAGTATAGGCCTCTCTTCCCTGCAATTGATTTCTCACTG ATAGAGAATAATGACGACATTTTGTGGACGCCTGACATAAGAGAGAAGAATGAAGAAGTTGCAGCTAGAGGACTGAAGTTTTTGAACTG GTTGTGGACGCGTAAAGAAGAGAATATTGCAATTGTTACCCATAGTGGATTCTTGTACCACACCTTGAGTGCTTTTGGAAATGATTGCCATTCATCCATTAAGAGTGAAATATCCACGCA CTTTGCCAATTGCGAGCTTCGTTCCATGGTAATTGTTGATAGGGG TTTGATAGGGTCAAATTCCACCTCAGCAACTAATTATCCTGGAAAAATTCCTCATGGGCTTGATCTTCCTAGCGATGTCGCAGATGAGAAGCATCCAGTTTCCAAGTAA
- the LOC112179864 gene encoding F-box/kelch-repeat protein At3g06240 isoform X1 yields the protein MEIENEKGMAECGKNIVEDVVKQILSTLPPKTLIRFKCVSKRWYALITDPRFVAKHLSNSMHNNLSTTSVLLKRSVCKDTRDAEEPEMVFSFLKFRNDIDNGGEHAHEEHSYFSGAEDVEIPLKTSSKSLQIVGHCDGIICLVDLTGDEVFLWNPAIQESKLLPPNPYLQGYAFYYYAVAFGYDPKSKGYKVVKIGCPYPVGRERDDNGYYIYDPYKAVLYTHMGTDSDSWREIKTYSLETQTTILWPETFQMYFKNVCYWTGQEQHKELHAYEADYPEDQFIGKMIIFFDPVDEVFHDMLFPDCFYDGNEFFFGMRLLVWNESISLFGLQNTFSKLGVSFGIWVMDELGGPKGAWTKHIAFELTEKPLAFLNSDEILLADTNGHVIFYNLSTKKLNHLPIQSVRDDDYKAVVYVNSIVSVLGGNRLGRRDDSSNAEISHSKYTSSPLSHSILEKTHSYSVWAIPPDEVSIRVKKVMEGLRAEFGGPEIEPHIPVVGSIRMAHEDVLNEFTNYLQSRVISGYKAEVSRLVFRSSYYQCVSLLVDSSFSCKNYEITQRALNCNQIFGFCNRVRPHLSLLYGYLTEEEKRRKKLKKKSIFWMKALLA from the exons atGGAGATAGAAAACGAGAAGGGAATGGCAGAGTGTGGCAAAAATATTGTTGAAGATGTGGTGAAGCAAATCCTATCAACTCTGCCTCCCAAAACTCTGATCCGATTCAAGTGCGTCTCTAAAAGGTGGTATGCTCTGATCACCGACCCCAGGTTCGTAGCTAAGCACCTCTCCAATTCCATGCACAACAATCTCTCTACAACTAGCGTCCTTTTGAAGCGTTCAGTCTGTAAGGACACAAGGGACGCTGAAGAGCCTGAAATGGTTTTCTCATTTCTTAAATTTCGCAACGATATTGATAATGGTGGTGAACATGCACATGAGGAGCATAGCTATTTTTCTGGGGCGGAGGACGTCGAGATTCCTCTGAAGACTAGCTCCAAATCGCTGCAAATTGTAGGCCATTGTGATGGGATCATATGTCTAGTTGATCTAACAGGTGATGAGGTGTTTTTGTGGAATCCAGCAATTCAGGAATCCAAGCTTCTGCCTCCCAATCCATACCTGCAAGGATATGCGTTCTATTATTATGCTGTGGCATTTGGCTATGATCCTAAATCCAAGGGCTACAAAGTTGTTAAAATTGGTTGTCCTTATCCTGTTGGTAGAGAAAGGGATGATAATGGATATTACATCTATGATCCCTACAAAGCGGTATTATACACCCACATGGGTACTGATTCAGATTCTTGGAGAGAGATCAAGACTTATTCTTTAGAAACACAAACTACTATACTTTGGCCCGAAACTTTCCAGATGTACTTCAAGAATGTGTGTTATTGGACGGGACAGGAGCAACATAAGGAATTGCATGCATATGAAGCAGATTATCCGGAGGATCAATTCATTGGGAAGATGATCATATTCTTTGATCCAGTGGATGAGGTATTTCATGATATGTTGTTCCCGGATTGCTTTTATGATGGGAACGAGTTTTTTTTTGGTATGCGCCTTCTAGTGTGGAATGAATCCATTTCTCTTTTTGGATTGCAAAATACTTTTTCAAAATTAGGTGTATCTTTTGGAATATGGGTGATGGATGAACTTGGTGGTCCCAAGGGTGCTTGGACTAAACACATAGCATTCGAGCTTACCGAAAAGCCATTAGCATTTTTGAACAGCGATGAGATTCTTTTGGCTGACACAAATGGACACGTAATTTTTTATAATCTGAGTACCAAAAAGCTCAACCACCTGCCCATTCAAAGTGTACGAGATGATGACTATAAAGCTGTTGTCTATGTGAATAGTATAGTTTCGGTCTTGGGAGGCAACAGGCTTGGGAGGAGAGATGATTCTAGCAAT GCTGAAATTTCTCACTCCAAGTACACTTCTTCTCCATTGAGTCACTCGATTTTGGAAAAGACTCACTCATATTCAGTCTGGGCAATTCCGCCAGATGAAGTGTCTATCAGAGTCAAGAAGGTGATGGAGGGCCTCCGGGCCGAGTTTGGTGGTCCGGAGATCGAGCCCCACATTCCCGTTGTGGGGTCCATTCGTATGGCACATGAGGATGTGCTCAACGAGTTTACGAATTATCTGCAGTCTCGTGTAATTTCAGGGTACAAAGCTGAAGTTAGTCGGTTGGTTTTTAGGAGTTCTTATTACCAGTGTGTTTCCCTCCTTGTTGATTCATCATTTTCATGCAAGAACTATGAG
- the LOC112179864 gene encoding F-box/kelch-repeat protein At3g06240 isoform X2, producing MAECGKNIVEDVVKQILSTLPPKTLIRFKCVSKRWYALITDPRFVAKHLSNSMHNNLSTTSVLLKRSVCKDTRDAEEPEMVFSFLKFRNDIDNGGEHAHEEHSYFSGAEDVEIPLKTSSKSLQIVGHCDGIICLVDLTGDEVFLWNPAIQESKLLPPNPYLQGYAFYYYAVAFGYDPKSKGYKVVKIGCPYPVGRERDDNGYYIYDPYKAVLYTHMGTDSDSWREIKTYSLETQTTILWPETFQMYFKNVCYWTGQEQHKELHAYEADYPEDQFIGKMIIFFDPVDEVFHDMLFPDCFYDGNEFFFGMRLLVWNESISLFGLQNTFSKLGVSFGIWVMDELGGPKGAWTKHIAFELTEKPLAFLNSDEILLADTNGHVIFYNLSTKKLNHLPIQSVRDDDYKAVVYVNSIVSVLGGNRLGRRDDSSNAEISHSKYTSSPLSHSILEKTHSYSVWAIPPDEVSIRVKKVMEGLRAEFGGPEIEPHIPVVGSIRMAHEDVLNEFTNYLQSRVISGYKAEVSRLVFRSSYYQCVSLLVDSSFSCKNYEITQRALNCNQIFGFCNRVRPHLSLLYGYLTEEEKRRKKLKKKSIFWMKALLA from the exons ATGGCAGAGTGTGGCAAAAATATTGTTGAAGATGTGGTGAAGCAAATCCTATCAACTCTGCCTCCCAAAACTCTGATCCGATTCAAGTGCGTCTCTAAAAGGTGGTATGCTCTGATCACCGACCCCAGGTTCGTAGCTAAGCACCTCTCCAATTCCATGCACAACAATCTCTCTACAACTAGCGTCCTTTTGAAGCGTTCAGTCTGTAAGGACACAAGGGACGCTGAAGAGCCTGAAATGGTTTTCTCATTTCTTAAATTTCGCAACGATATTGATAATGGTGGTGAACATGCACATGAGGAGCATAGCTATTTTTCTGGGGCGGAGGACGTCGAGATTCCTCTGAAGACTAGCTCCAAATCGCTGCAAATTGTAGGCCATTGTGATGGGATCATATGTCTAGTTGATCTAACAGGTGATGAGGTGTTTTTGTGGAATCCAGCAATTCAGGAATCCAAGCTTCTGCCTCCCAATCCATACCTGCAAGGATATGCGTTCTATTATTATGCTGTGGCATTTGGCTATGATCCTAAATCCAAGGGCTACAAAGTTGTTAAAATTGGTTGTCCTTATCCTGTTGGTAGAGAAAGGGATGATAATGGATATTACATCTATGATCCCTACAAAGCGGTATTATACACCCACATGGGTACTGATTCAGATTCTTGGAGAGAGATCAAGACTTATTCTTTAGAAACACAAACTACTATACTTTGGCCCGAAACTTTCCAGATGTACTTCAAGAATGTGTGTTATTGGACGGGACAGGAGCAACATAAGGAATTGCATGCATATGAAGCAGATTATCCGGAGGATCAATTCATTGGGAAGATGATCATATTCTTTGATCCAGTGGATGAGGTATTTCATGATATGTTGTTCCCGGATTGCTTTTATGATGGGAACGAGTTTTTTTTTGGTATGCGCCTTCTAGTGTGGAATGAATCCATTTCTCTTTTTGGATTGCAAAATACTTTTTCAAAATTAGGTGTATCTTTTGGAATATGGGTGATGGATGAACTTGGTGGTCCCAAGGGTGCTTGGACTAAACACATAGCATTCGAGCTTACCGAAAAGCCATTAGCATTTTTGAACAGCGATGAGATTCTTTTGGCTGACACAAATGGACACGTAATTTTTTATAATCTGAGTACCAAAAAGCTCAACCACCTGCCCATTCAAAGTGTACGAGATGATGACTATAAAGCTGTTGTCTATGTGAATAGTATAGTTTCGGTCTTGGGAGGCAACAGGCTTGGGAGGAGAGATGATTCTAGCAAT GCTGAAATTTCTCACTCCAAGTACACTTCTTCTCCATTGAGTCACTCGATTTTGGAAAAGACTCACTCATATTCAGTCTGGGCAATTCCGCCAGATGAAGTGTCTATCAGAGTCAAGAAGGTGATGGAGGGCCTCCGGGCCGAGTTTGGTGGTCCGGAGATCGAGCCCCACATTCCCGTTGTGGGGTCCATTCGTATGGCACATGAGGATGTGCTCAACGAGTTTACGAATTATCTGCAGTCTCGTGTAATTTCAGGGTACAAAGCTGAAGTTAGTCGGTTGGTTTTTAGGAGTTCTTATTACCAGTGTGTTTCCCTCCTTGTTGATTCATCATTTTCATGCAAGAACTATGAG